One region of Equus caballus isolate H_3958 breed thoroughbred chromosome 23, TB-T2T, whole genome shotgun sequence genomic DNA includes:
- the LOC100629951 gene encoding interferon alpha-1 translates to MALPVSLLMALVVLSCHSICSLGCDLPHTHSLGNTRVLMLLGQMRRISPFSCLKDRNDFGFPQEVFDGNQFRKPQAISAVHETIQQIFHLFSTDGSSAAWDESLLDKLYTGLYQQLTELEACLSQEVGVEETPLMNEDSLLAVRRYFQRIALYLQEKKYSPCAWEIVRAEIMRSFSSSTNLPQS, encoded by the coding sequence ATGGCTCTGCCTGTTTCCTTACTGATGGCCCTGGTGGTGCTCAGCTGCCACTCCATCTGCTCTCTGGGATGTGACCTGCCTCACACCCATAGCCTGGGCAACACAAGGGTCTTGATGCTCCTGGGGCAAATGAGGAGAATCTCCCCCTTCTCCTGCCTGAAGGACAGAAATGACTTTGGATTCCCCCAGGAGGTGTTTGACGGCAACCAGTTCCGGAAGCCTCAAGCCATCTCTGCGGTCCATGAGACGATCCAACAGATCTTCCACCTCTTCAGCACAGACGGCTCGTCTGCCGCCTGGGACGAGAGCCTCCTAGACAAACTCTACACTGGACTCTATCAGCAGCTGACTGAGCTGGAAGCCTGTCTGagccaggaggtgggggtggaagaGACGCCCCTGATGAACGAGGACTCCCTGCTGGCTGTGAGGAGATACTTCCAAAGAATCGCTCTCTATCTGCAAGAGAAGAAATACAGCCCTTGTGCCTGGGAGATCGTCAGAGCAGAAATCATGAGATCCTTCTCTTCATCCACAAACTTGCCGCAGAGTTAA